TGCAATACTTACTTCAAACATATATTTAACTGAAGTAAAGGAACGAATCGACGATTGACCGCCAGAGCGTTCCATCATATTAACCGCAACCTCTTTGATTCTAAATTTCTTTTTCAGCAGATGTACGGTCGATTCTGGTTCAGGATAACTCGTCGGATATTTTTTTGAAAAATAGCCGATGATTTTTTTGTTACAAGCGCGATAGCCAGAAGTCACATCATAAATTTTTTTACCTGATGATAGATAAATCAAAAAAGAAAGAATCTTAATGCCGACACGACGCATAAAAGTGGTTTGAAACGCAGCTTTTTGATTTGGCAAAAATCTTGAACCAATCGCAAAATCAGCTTCATTTTTAATGATTGGTTGTACTACTACATCCAGACTGTGGATGTCATGTTGCCCGTCCCCATCAAACTGAACCGCAATATCATAATCGTTTTCTTCTGCGTATCTGTACCCTGTTTGAACAGCTCCCCCGATCCCCAAATTCATTACTAAATGAACTGCATTGATTTCATTTTTTTCTAAAATCTCTTGAGTTTTATCCGTTGAGCCGTCATTGATGACAACATAATCGATCGTGTAAGAATATTTATGATTATTCTCTTTTTTAAAATTTTCAATTGACATAATTGTATTTAAAATATTTTCTTCTTCATTATATGCAGGAATAACTAAAAGAACACGCATAGTAACTCCTCCTTTACCAGTTGATAACTATTAAAAATAGTATTTTAATAATAGTTGAATAAAAACGAATATAAGTAATAACGCAATTCCAAAAAATGTTACTCTATCTATTGTCTTTTCACTATATTTAGATTCTAATTTTCGTGAAGTCAACATGTACATTCCCAAAAGTGCCATCGGTGTTAGATACCGTGCCTGATATCCATCAACCTTAAGTGCTCCTACAGGCGTAAACGTGATATAGAGTGCTGTGGCACTCAAAATAATCATACTTAAAATAGAAAAACCGACAATAGTTTTTTCTTTTAAATTAAAATAAACATTCTCTTTTGTTTGAGCTTCTTGATAATCGAATAGGCACAAGAATACTGTTACACAAATATTTAAAAGAGTAACCAAAGGATTGATCACCAACACATACCCCATTAAACCAAAGGTTGAGGTTAAGTAGCCAACACTATTTGTTGAAAAGAAAACAACGAGCATTTTTAGATAGCCTATCGGATTTTTGATAATATTTGTCATCTGTTTGTCAGAATCAACATTCGGTAATTTCCACTGATTGATCCCCATATCAGATGAGTATTTATAAACTAAGAGAGCGACAACAAAGAGCAATAGCGATAATGTACTGTATAATATCCACTGCGCTTTTTTATTTTTAAAGTTGTCTCTTCCCAATAAGAAAAATAGAACCAGTACTGGTGCATAAACCACCTTAATAATAATTGCCATACTAAAACAGGCAGCAATCAAGATAAATTCCGATAGTTTTATATGTGATTTTTGATAGCGTATTCGCATAATTTGAGCAAACCCTAGCATGACCACACCCACTAGTAATGCATCTACTCCAATGGATGCAGCAAGATACAACATCACTGGCTGTGCTGCAAAAAACGCCATTACTCTTTTACCATAAGGCATTTTTTTGATCGCGAAAAATGCTAATAATCCGTAAGCCAAGACATTAAATATTCTGGCAAGCCATACATAAAAAATCATCGGCAGATGGAACAACATTGCTACTTTTACACCTATTCCACTAAAAACATAAGAGAAAAAGGGATACGTTACAGCAGAAGTTTCTTTCTTTTCTTCTATTGGTGTTAACGTTCCTTTGGCACTGTTTTTATTGTACATATCTCTAAATTCTTCATAAGCGGTATAAGGTTCCTCTACGTACATCGTTTCAAAACCGGCAGGTAACTGTAACTTGTCCCCATTTTCAAAGAATAAGTTTCCTTCTGCTACTGAAATACTTTTTATAATATGAGCCCGTTCGTCCATCGTTTGGCCGACTGGCATGAGTATAGATAATAACGAACCAAATAAAATAATAGCAAAAACAGAAAAATACTCATAACGTCCCTTGAATAGCCCACTAGCAATCAACACTATGAAGATAACTAATGACAACGAAACAAAAAATCGAATCAAGTTAAAATGAAATTTATTTGTTCGTTTTACATCGGCAATTTGAAACTCTCGGTCTCCAATATTTTGAAACGTTAATGTCAACGGATTTTTTTTATCAATGATTTTAATTACTTCTAATGAATCCTGAATCTTTCGTTCACCATAATCTGTTCCTGGACTGGTAATCTTTACCATGGCATCTGGACCTGGATCAACTGATGATATGAAGGAAAGCTTTGTTGCCCCACTTTTAGTACTTGGGATAACTATTTTGCCCTCAGCGGTTTTGTTAATCAGTTTATAGGTATTTTCTCCCGTTTTTTCAACATTCTCAAGTGTTACATTTGTTATGTCCTCACTAACACGTCCATATCTAAAATAGGAAAAATTAAACACCAACAACTCAATCAACAATACAAAAATTATACAGCCAAAAAGTAACGTCAGTAGCTTATATAAATTTTTCTTTTTATCTGCAGAAATGACAACCATTTTACACCATACCTTTTCATTATTTTTCTCCATTAAATAAAGGGCAGACGTAACAAAGTTCATAAGGAATAAAAACGCCCTAACCCTTTCTATTCCTTATACGATCTTCGTTATTTTTTAATAGATGTCAACATCGCTTCTAACGCTTTTTCCCATGTTGGAATTTCAAACCCTAGTTCTTTCGTCTTACTAAGATCCATCACAGAATATTTAGGTCGAATTGCTTTTTGCGGAAATTTGCTTGAATCAACTGGTAAAACCTCTACCTCTGTGTTTTTTAGAATTTCTTTGGCAAATTCATACCAGTTACAGCTGTTCTCATTAGATAGATGGTATATACCGTAAGGAACATTTTCTTTTATAACAAAAACCATAAATTCAGCCAATGTTCTGGTCCAAGTTGGACGGCCAAACTGATCATCAACAACAGTCAGTTGATCACGGGTTTCTGCTAATTTTTGCATTGTGAAGACAAAATTATGCCCATATTGACCAAATACCCAAGACGTACGAATAATATAATACTTTTCCATCACTTCTTGAACGATTTGTTCACCTAATAATTTTGTACGTCCGTATTCATTTTGAGGATTGGTTTGGTCATCAGTCTTGTACATATCCTCTTTTTTTGTTCCATCAAAAACATAATCTGTACTGATATAAACTAATGTAGCATCCACAGCTTTAGCTGCAACAGCTACATTACGTGTGCCATCTACATTGATTTTCTCGTCTAATTCTTTTCCTTCATCTTCGGCTTTATCCACAGCAGTATATGCTGCACAATGATAAATCACCTCTGGTTTAAGGTTGGTGATATAAGCCATTGTTTTATCTGCATCTGTAATATCTAATTCTTTTGAATCTGTAGCAACGTATTCCACACCTTGCTCATCTAACAAATGACGTAACTCTGTTCCAAGTTGTCCATTACCGCCAGTTAAAAGTATCATCCTTATTTCCTCCTTCAAGAAAAAAAGCAAGAATAGAAATCGCTGATGAAAGATATTTCTTTCTGCTTTCTCACTATCGTTTCGTATTTAGAGCGTGAAGCAAAACCATCTTTAGTTTTGTTTCACGCTCAACAACTCATTATTTTAATCATACTCGGTTAAAATCTGATGTAAGATATCATTTGGAAATACGATACCGATTTATTGACCGTTTTTCGCATAATTGGCTTCTACAGCGGCTTTATCCGCTTCCCACCAATCTGCATTTTCTGTATACCATTTAATCGTATCTGCTAAACCGTCACGGAAATTAGTAAATTCAGGTGTCCAACCCAATTCATCACGTAATTTAGAAGAATCGATCGCATAACGTAAATCGTGACCTGGGCGATCATTTACGTGTTCATATGCATCCTTTGGTTGACCCATTAATTCTAAAATAAGTTCCATAACTGTTTTATTATCTTCTTCTCCGTCAGCACCGATCAAGTACGTTTCACCAAGTTTTCCTTTGGTTAAGATCGTCCAAACAGCTGAAGAGTGGTCATTTGTGTGGATCCAGTCTCTAACATTTTTCCCTGCACCATATAGCTTAGGCGTAATTCCACTTAACACGTTGGTAATTTGGCGTGGGATAAATTTTTCAATATGTTGATACGGTCCATAATTATTAGAACAATTGGAAATGGTTGCTTTTAAGCCAAACGAGCGACCCCATGCTTTTACCAACAAGTCTGAACCTGCTTTTGTTGAGGAATATGGACTTGATGGATTATAAGGTGTTTCAGCTGTGAATTTTTCGCCTTCACCTTCACCGTGTCCTGGTAAATCCTCCCGTAATGGCAAGTCACCATAAACTTCGTCTGTTGAAACATGGTGATAACGTACATCGTGTTTGCGGCAAGCCTCAATTAACGTATACGTACCAATAATGTTCGTTTGTACAAACGGAAATGGATCATTCAGTGAATTATCATTATGCGATTCTGCTGCATAATGAACTACTGCATCTGTCTTTTGA
This sequence is a window from Enterococcus sp. 7F3_DIV0205. Protein-coding genes within it:
- a CDS encoding glycosyltransferase family 2 protein, whose protein sequence is MRVLLVIPAYNEEENILNTIMSIENFKKENNHKYSYTIDYVVINDGSTDKTQEILEKNEINAVHLVMNLGIGGAVQTGYRYAEENDYDIAVQFDGDGQHDIHSLDVVVQPIIKNEADFAIGSRFLPNQKAAFQTTFMRRVGIKILSFLIYLSSGKKIYDVTSGYRACNKKIIGYFSKKYPTSYPEPESTVHLLKKKFRIKEVAVNMMERSGGQSSIRSFTSVKYMFEVSIAIIVSGFMREGD
- a CDS encoding DUF2142 domain-containing protein — protein: MNFVTSALYLMEKNNEKVWCKMVVISADKKKNLYKLLTLLFGCIIFVLLIELLVFNFSYFRYGRVSEDITNVTLENVEKTGENTYKLINKTAEGKIVIPSTKSGATKLSFISSVDPGPDAMVKITSPGTDYGERKIQDSLEVIKIIDKKNPLTLTFQNIGDREFQIADVKRTNKFHFNLIRFFVSLSLVIFIVLIASGLFKGRYEYFSVFAIILFGSLLSILMPVGQTMDERAHIIKSISVAEGNLFFENGDKLQLPAGFETMYVEEPYTAYEEFRDMYNKNSAKGTLTPIEEKKETSAVTYPFFSYVFSGIGVKVAMLFHLPMIFYVWLARIFNVLAYGLLAFFAIKKMPYGKRVMAFFAAQPVMLYLAASIGVDALLVGVVMLGFAQIMRIRYQKSHIKLSEFILIAACFSMAIIIKVVYAPVLVLFFLLGRDNFKNKKAQWILYSTLSLLLFVVALLVYKYSSDMGINQWKLPNVDSDKQMTNIIKNPIGYLKMLVVFFSTNSVGYLTSTFGLMGYVLVINPLVTLLNICVTVFLCLFDYQEAQTKENVYFNLKEKTIVGFSILSMIILSATALYITFTPVGALKVDGYQARYLTPMALLGMYMLTSRKLESKYSEKTIDRVTFFGIALLLIFVFIQLLLKYYF
- the rfbD gene encoding dTDP-4-dehydrorhamnose reductase, with the protein product MILLTGGNGQLGTELRHLLDEQGVEYVATDSKELDITDADKTMAYITNLKPEVIYHCAAYTAVDKAEDEGKELDEKINVDGTRNVAVAAKAVDATLVYISTDYVFDGTKKEDMYKTDDQTNPQNEYGRTKLLGEQIVQEVMEKYYIIRTSWVFGQYGHNFVFTMQKLAETRDQLTVVDDQFGRPTWTRTLAEFMVFVIKENVPYGIYHLSNENSCNWYEFAKEILKNTEVEVLPVDSSKFPQKAIRPKYSVMDLSKTKELGFEIPTWEKALEAMLTSIKK
- the rfbB gene encoding dTDP-glucose 4,6-dehydratase, which gives rise to MKNIIVTGGAGFIGSNFVHYVVNNHPEVHVTVLDKLTYAGNKKNLEGLPTDRVELVVGDIADAELVDRLVQKTDAVVHYAAESHNDNSLNDPFPFVQTNIIGTYTLIEACRKHDVRYHHVSTDEVYGDLPLREDLPGHGEGEGEKFTAETPYNPSSPYSSTKAGSDLLVKAWGRSFGLKATISNCSNNYGPYQHIEKFIPRQITNVLSGITPKLYGAGKNVRDWIHTNDHSSAVWTILTKGKLGETYLIGADGEEDNKTVMELILELMGQPKDAYEHVNDRPGHDLRYAIDSSKLRDELGWTPEFTNFRDGLADTIKWYTENADWWEADKAAVEANYAKNGQ